The region ATCGTCCTTCTTCACTGTCAGCTGGAAGTCTGCACCTAGCTCCTTGGCCACGCCCAGGCGCTCTGCAAACAGATCTAAACACAGCTGTGGGTGTTCAAAAGCAATTCTGAGGATTTTTACCATTTCTTCTGAAATTTACTGCGTCCATTTGGGTTGTTGTTACCAGTGATGATGACTTTTGAGGCCCCCATTGCCTTGGCTACAATCAAGCTAACCAATCCAATGGGTCCTATAGGAAAGGAGACATATTGATGCTGCCAAGTTaacttttaacttaaaatatgtctaaatgTTTATGAGCTTTATTTTACAAGATAGCATCAAGTACAGTTACAAACCAGATTTTATATGCAGCATATAAAAGGTGTATGACCTTTTCTTGTTCcacttacaaaataaatgagacTAAACCTTTCCTTCTTAGGTTAGTTAGGATTGCTAAAATTATTCCtgttgctaaatgccacaataacaACAGGAATATTTAAGTATTCTGACACTTTCCTCAAAATCAGAAgttcaaataaacaaagatttcTGTACTTCTAAACAATTTTGGAAATCAaaaatgatgatgtcattttattgtgGGTTTCcagtttgtaaatgtaaaaaaattgtttactgGACATGTGTAACCTGCAGAAGCCTGGTTCCTCTTTTGGTACAATATCCAGATGCCTGAATGTACTACATTCGTCTGTTCAAAAAATGATATACAAGTATAAACATTACTGGGATGTCCAGCCATCGAAGGAGACAGATTCAGCCAAATCTCCGTATAACTATTAAAAAGAGCTTGTGAAAGGATACCCAAAATGAAAGACCTCGTTTTACCATATTCTAAGAAGATGTATGTAAATGTCTGAATctgaagaagtttaaaaaaaatttcaaaaaaatatgcCATTCATTATTTTCGCATTTATCATATAGGAAAGggttagtctgatttaatgccAGACGAGAAGGGAAAagagttatatatttttttatgtaatgtattttattatctagtttctttaatattgaagaaaaagcCCCTTGCAGTATTTTAAGGTTCAACAATATTTACTTCTCCTAACTTTTGTTGTGTCATCTGGGTGTGCTAATAAGACTCCTAACCTGAAAAGGCACGATGGGACGGTCAGTTTGCATCATTCGCAACATTCCACTGCAGTTTCTCATCGGTGGAATTTTGCTACAAAAGTTTGCAATAATAATGGTTCATGCTCAATTTCACCTGCACCACAGATGAGTACGGTGCTGCCGAGGGTGACGCCGGCCCGGCGACAGGCATGAATCCCCACAGAGAGAGGTTCGATGAGCGCCCCCTCCTCAAATGTGACGTTATCAGGCAACCTGTGCAagacacacagaaacagatAAGCCTGAAAGCATATGCAGAGATTAGGCAACAGAGTCAGCTACTGATCAGTTAGGAGGTAGTCTTTGATGCAAGGTTTTGTAATGAAAAAGCAAATACTTGTAGCAGAAGTTGGCGTTGTGTGTGTAATATCTGCACAAGTTTCCATGGTCAGGCGGCGTGGCACAGAAGAAGATGGTGGGGGACAAGTTATACTGTCCTCTTTTGAAGAACTCATCCATGTCGCGGGGCACACCAGGCTCAATGGCCACCCTGTCACCTGGAAAGTTACAATTTCACTTGCCATGTAGCTATCAATATGTGAATTGATGAGTACAGTAAAAGATAAACCTTCTGTTTGAAGTGCAGTAAAAATTTTACAGATTGTTAGAAggattataaatatatatctttaaAAAGCGTAAATTTAAGGTGTAGTGTTAAATAGAAATGTAGAATAGGTTTAATTTGGTGGGCAAACAGTGCCTTTATATCATGTGGCTCATGGCTTGACATTAATGTAGTTTCACCTGGTTTAAGGTGTGAGACTGCTGATCCCACCTTCACCACTCGCCCTGCAGCTTCGTGGCCCAGCACCATTGGTTTTTTCAGCACAAAGTCCCCAATCTGGCCATGCTGCCAGTAGTGCACGTCCGATCCACAGATTCCCACTGAGTGCATCTGGAGCAACACCTCTAAACaccaaataagacaaaaaggaCTAAGAGGACACACGCTATTTCTTTCTCACTAATTTGATACCAGATCTCTTAGTGgctttaaatctatttttgacttttcaatattgtttttttttttgggccaGACTTTCAACTTATAAAGCAGGAATTTATTACATCAAACCTTGGAACAATTTCAAAGATCTGTGATTAAGCAGCTCAAAATATGTCCATAAACAGAGTAAATTAAGCTTTTCAGGGAGCATTAAGGGATTTCATTATTCAACATTAGCTTGACTATTGCATTGGATTAAGTCACTGCTtattacatataaatatgtgtaatAACGGCAAAGTGCATCTGAGAACATGTGCACTTGTTTACCATTAGGTCCTGGCTCGGAAATCGGACGGTGTTCCTGTTAAAGACACAACaatctgtaatttatttttcgcACAATTTGCAACTGTAAAGCTTTTGGTAAAAGTTTGCGTCCGGTTTCTTACAATCCTGAGGTCTCCCTTAGCATACAACACCGCGGACAAGTTTTCCTCAGCCATGACAGACAGAGAGGGCGGAAAAAGAAGCCGAGAGTCCAAAGAACTGAGCAACCTGTGCTCTGCTCGCCAGAGTTATGGTACAAATGGGTCAGGCAACTGGAAGCGGGCCGGAACCATAACAAAGCATTGGATTGGTCGAAAAACCTTGGAATGAACCATTTGCACGGGAACCGGGGTGGACAAGGTAGTCGCTACCAAGacattttcttcttaaaatcttaaaatatttcacatattaaaacatgtgtaaatatttttgattttgtataAATACATTAGTATTAGTGGTTAACTAAATCCATGCCATTAAAGCGATGTTATTTTATTAGCTACCTACGTCAGCACCCCGTCAACTCCAATCATGAAACTCGAGTCCATCAGCAGGAAATAAATCAGCacgattttttgtttgtttgtttttgatgctcCCCCCGCTAGATATTAAAATATGGGCTTATTTCTTTATTCGTTTTATAATAACTATAATGCCTTAATGTTTACAAGATCCGTCCCCGTTGCTCAGCAACGCAGCCATAAAGATGACGCGTGCCACTAGAGCTGAATTAAGAtggttcaaatgttttacagttagTCCGAGGTGAGCAAACTTTTTACTTTACGAATATCACTACtccaagaaattactaaaataaaacaagtattCTGTAGAAAAGGCTACATAATTGTGTAACTATTCTTAGCATCTGATTTAAAATTTGGAGATGTCATCAAACAGATAATAACcgcaaaacaacaaatttaggCAAAAGAAATAGAACAGTAGACAATGTGTATATTGTTAGGACAGCATTCTAGCGACTGTATGCTTTTCGCAGTATCTTTCTTTTACCTCCAAATGGTACAACAGGCTCAGTAGATAAGAAAATAACGTGAGAACAACAAAGCTGGTGCACAAACAACAAACTCCACTGTAACATGCAGTGCTGTGTCTGGtgtatttttggtcaaaatatgtttgttcattttgtgaAGTTATTAAAGATGGATAGAGTATCCAGACATTTTACGTAAATGAGAGTAGCAGTACTTAAAAATAATAGTATTCAAGTAGAAAAAAGCATCCACCTTTACTCTTTGtgcaaatacaaacattttcatgcaATGTTTGACAATACAGTATTTAGTATCACCATTAAGTTATAGTTTACATTAAATCTGTGGGCTTCAGCTAAACATTTtaaggaaacataaaaacataaaccatAAATAGGATTAAGCAAATACTTGCAGGATATATATGTTGGTGTGCAATAACACTACAATGTTCCATATTTTATtccaaatacagaaaaaacaaatatatctgCATCAACTCTTTCATTGAAAAACCAGAGGTACAAATTATGTGGCAGCCTTCAGGttacaaactgaaattaaacacagacaaatTAAAGATGCTATTATATACCAGAAATACAAAATGAGACTGCCATTGTttctgtaattattattattttttcccccttttttagTGTGTCTTGGCATACTTTTGCCCCAAACAAAGGCAGGCTTTACACTTTGAACATCTGAAAACCCCAGGATGCACATCATGCAGATCGCCGGAATATTTCGGAAGGTTCTCTATGCTGATGTACCCTGCAGGGACAGAGCAGTCTGTCTGCATGTTAAACAGTTTACCCGGGGCCTCACAACTAACTGAGCTTCTTAAATGGTCACATAGGTGACCTTCGCCCTCTGATGAGTCTATGTCTGATTCCTCAGATCTGTCAACAAAGCAGAGAGAAGTCGATTTATTTTACCAGTTAAAGATCAAAAATGgtaaaatcacaattttattaaaatcaaaatgttaaacttgCATGCTTTCTCTTGCGTCTTGCTCACTGTGAGGGACATCTGGTAGGCAGAAAGACTTTTGTTCATCCTGTGAAACAAGGAGGGGAACCGAGATGACCTACTTCCAACATGATCTACCCCTTTTTAATTCTGGTTGGCCGGTTTAGTTACCTGCGCAATGGTTTCTTCATCCTCATGTTCCCAAATCAACCTACCAACCACTTCTCTCACCTCTTGAAtcacaaaagaaacagaatgagTTATAAATAAAACGTTTAGCCCTTTGGGTATGATTGAAAATAGCTACTTTTGATTTTTACAGCAAACACTAGGTTCTTCTAtgttaaaaaagaagagaaacaatgtGTCACCATCCTGCACAGAAGCTGGAGACAGCACATAATGGCCGATGCACACTGACTTCACACTTTGCCGCTTTTCACAGGTGGACAGGAACAAGCTGTGGAAAACAGTGACCTTGTTCGATATGTAATCGTTGCTCTCAAATAtcctgaaaaaaatatatatatttccagcGTTAACACGATTGTGGAAATTTACAAATGGACGCCCAGGACAATAGATTGTATTTGTCTTCTTACTCACCTCAGCGTGTCGGGACATGTTGCATCGTCACTGAAGAGGTAGTCTGCCTGCCTCCAATCTATGATGGTCCCACCTTCCGCCACTGCAAGAAATATAAGATTTAAAGAAATCAGTCAGCCATAATTTTCAACTGTTAACCTATGCACTGTAGATACAGCCACAAAATAAGTTGCAGATCGACCAGACTAGGTATTCCATCAACTATATGTATTCCTTCTTAGAGTTCTTCAGAGTGTAGGGTTTGGACAGGGACGTGGATGAAAATGGCACAGAAGGATTTTCCCATTTAGATAAATGATGCTGCAGGCTTATTATTCAGAGACAATAATCTTGAAACCTTCAACCAGTCATGTAATTGCAATGTCATTTCTACATAGTATTCTTAATTGTactcttccaaaaaaaaaaagaagactttaACCGTTCTAAGCTTTATAGAGGTTTAGTTGAgctattttaattatatttgaaGAGTCAGAGGTTAATATCAGCTGGTTGGTCACACGACTTCAACCAGTTGTATTTCTCTTTCCGAAGTCAGACGTTTTGAAAAACGCAAAGAAACAGATTTGTTCTTCAACATGATTATCTCTTATGATTCAGCTAATGTCACTAAAGACTAACATTTGTTGAATGTTAATTCCATCTACAATTTTATCCTTGTGTTAGCAATATTGATGGATGAAATGCATAAAGCAGACTgggacaaacacacaaagtatTCCTGACTTCCAGGTGGAAGATCTGTGattgtcagttttttttgtttttttttaagtaaagcaCAACAAAGCTTATTGTATGGCctgtttatgttatttaaaagttGCGTTAGTTAGATTGGTTAGATGTCTCTCTGTCAAGTCTGTATGGAGGACTGTTTTGGTATCCACTACATAGAGATATGATGGGAAACAGCAGCAGTCAACGCCTctcatttataatgtttcagctttaaaatgacagcaggTGACTTCATGTCTTCAGCACCTGTCCTGCCTGCACGTCCAGGGCTGCGTCTTCTTCTTGTT is a window of Xiphophorus maculatus strain JP 163 A chromosome 4, X_maculatus-5.0-male, whole genome shotgun sequence DNA encoding:
- the sord gene encoding sorbitol dehydrogenase isoform X3, encoding MAEENLSAVLYAKGDLRIEHRPISEPGPNEVLLQMHSVGICGSDVHYWQHGQIGDFVLKKPMVLGHEAAGRVVKVGSAVSHLKPGDRVAIEPGVPRDMDEFFKRGQYNLSPTIFFCATPPDHGNLCRYYTHNANFCYKLPDNVTFEEGALIEPLSVGIHACRRAGVTLGSTVLICGAGPIGLVSLIVAKAMGASKVIITDLFAERLGVAKELGADFQLTVKKDDGAQQLAKKVEEILGAQPQITIECTGVESCIQTALYATCSGGVVMLVGLGAAMTTVPLVNAAVREVDIRGVFRYCNTLTSPTELESA
- the sord gene encoding sorbitol dehydrogenase isoform X2, with protein sequence MAEENLSAVLYAKGDLRIEHRPISEPGPNEVLLQMHSVGICGSDVHYWQHGQIGDFVLKKPMVLGHEAAGRVVKVGSAVSHLKPGDRVAIEPGVPRDMDEFFKRGQYNLSPTIFFCATPPDHGNLCRYYTHNANFCYKLPDNVTFEEGALIEPLSVGIHACRRAGVTLGSTVLICGADLFAERLGVAKELGADFQLTVKKDDGAQQLAKKVEEILGAQPQITIECTGVESCIQTALYATCSGGVVMLVGLGAAMTTVPLVNAAVREVDIRGVFRYCNTWPMAIAMLSSGKVNVKPLVTHRFPLEQAVQAFETTHQGLGIKVMLKCDKNDQNP
- the sord gene encoding sorbitol dehydrogenase isoform X1 encodes the protein MAEENLSAVLYAKGDLRIEHRPISEPGPNEVLLQMHSVGICGSDVHYWQHGQIGDFVLKKPMVLGHEAAGRVVKVGSAVSHLKPGDRVAIEPGVPRDMDEFFKRGQYNLSPTIFFCATPPDHGNLCRYYTHNANFCYKLPDNVTFEEGALIEPLSVGIHACRRAGVTLGSTVLICGAGPIGLVSLIVAKAMGASKVIITDLFAERLGVAKELGADFQLTVKKDDGAQQLAKKVEEILGAQPQITIECTGVESCIQTALYATCSGGVVMLVGLGAAMTTVPLVNAAVREVDIRGVFRYCNTWPMAIAMLSSGKVNVKPLVTHRFPLEQAVQAFETTHQGLGIKVMLKCDKNDQNP
- the terb2 gene encoding telomere repeats-binding bouquet formation protein 2 — encoded protein: MFRCKTAWFSSSVPQDRLDFWMAEGGTIIDWRQADYLFSDDATCPDTLRIFESNDYISNKVTVFHSLFLSTCEKRQSVKSVCIGHYVLSPASVQDEVREVVGRLIWEHEDEETIAQDEQKSFCLPDVPHSEQDARESISEESDIDSSEGEGHLCDHLRSSVSCEAPGKLFNMQTDCSVPAGYISIENLPKYSGDLHDVHPGVFRCSKCKACLCLGQKYAKTH